TGGCCGTGCTGGTGGACCGGGGAGGGCGTGAACTACCCATCCAGCCAGACTATACCGGTATGTGTGTCAGTGTCAGAAACAGGGAGAGAATTCAGGTTTCTTTCGCGGAGAGTGGTACTTTCTGTGAAGTATCCGTTGAAAGCTGATGGCACGGGTTGAACTTCTGGCACCCGCCGGAAACAGTGAAAATTTTCTTGCGGCCATGGACGCGGGAGCAGATGCCGTCTATGTTGGTGCTCCTGGATTTAATGCGCGAAACCTGGCAAGGGAATTGCGGCTGGAAGAAATAGCGGCAATGATTGCTTACTGCCGCGAACGGGGTAAAAAACTTTATATAGCTGCAAACAGCCTTGTTCTTGAGCGTGAGCTGCCCGCTGTTATAAACAGTCTTGCCTTTCTCCAGGAACTGGAACCGGATGGTCTTATCGTCCAGGATCCCGGGATTGTTCACCTTGTCAGCCAGTACTTCCCCGATCTTGCCCTCCACGCCTCCACCCTGATGACAGCCCACAATTCAGACAGCGTGAATTTTCTTGCTCAGCTCGGTTTCAAGAGGGTCGTGCTTGCCCGAGAGTTGACCCTGAAGGAGATTGCCACAATAGGCGAACGCTGTCCCCAGATGGAGCTGGAGGTCTTTGTTCATGGTGCCATGTGTTTTTCCTATTCGGGGCTCTGTCTCTTCTCCTCTTACCTGGGTGGAAAAAGTGGTCTGCGGGGGCGCTGTGTTCAGCCCTGCCGCAGGTCGTATACCCTGGCATCCAATCGTGGAAGTGGGAAAAGCGGGAAAGGAGGCTATCTCTTTTCCATGAATGATTTGGCCGGATTCGAATCCCTGGAATTGTTGCGCAAGGCCGGGGTTGTCTCTTTCAAAATCGAGGGGCGGTTGCGGTCCGCCCATTATGTGGATCATATCGTCAGAGCCTATCGCCTGGTGCTGGATGCCGGTCCCGCGGATATGGAGAGGGCAGTGGCTGAGGCTGTACGTCTGGCAGAAGAGGCCATGAGCAGAAAGACGAGTTCGGGATATTTCTTTTCTCCCCAGCCTGCCGGGGCGATAACTCCATTTCATTCCGGTAATATGGGTACCCATCTTGGTCGGTTTTCCACGATAAAAAAAGCAGGTAAAGAGTCCATTTGCCGCTTTGTTCTGAAAAGTGCGCTGGCTGCAGGGGACAGGGTCCGCCTCCATATGGAGCCTTCAGGCGAACGTATTGCCTTTCGCCTGAAAAAACTCTTCGTTGCCGGAGAAGAGAGAAAAAAAGCGAACGCCGGCGAGCGGGTTTCCCTGGCTATACCGGAAAAAGTTGCAGGATTTTTTATAAAACATGTTGATGTCTACAGAGTTGATGGCGGGGTAACCAGACGACAGGGTGCAGGACTTGATTCGGTAAAAGCAGGAGAAAAACTGGCTGTTATTTCTGCGGGGGTAAAGGGGCATGTTACTGCCATCTCCAGAGAGGCCTGGGTACCATGGGGGCAACCAACGCAGGAGCAGACCAGGCAACGAAGGTCACCTGCAAGACGCTCTGCCAGGCAGATACCCACGGAATGGTGGCTCAAGACTGATTCCATTAAATCTGTACAGTACCAGCTACCGTTTTCCCCTGATCGCCTGCTGCTCTGTTTTGAAAAATCACTGGTTTCCCAGGCCGGGATGGTGAAACGACACCTTGGGAGAGAGGCAAAAAAAGTCATCTGGGCTCTACCACCCCTTGTCATGGAAAATGATCTGGCGAGGGTCAGGAAACAGATCAAACTGCTTATTCGTTCCGGTTTCAGGAGCTTTCAACTTGGCCACAGCAGTCAGCTCAGTTTGTTTAAGAACGAGAAGGTGCGGCTTTTCGCCGATTACACACTTAATCTGATGAATAACCGGGCTCTTTTTTTTGCCGAGGAAATTGGTTTTGACGGGGTGCAGCTGGCAATAGAAATGGATAAATCGTCCCTGGCAGAAGCCGTGGCCGGTTACAGGGAGTTGCGAAAACGAGAATGGCTCGGTGAGAAAAATGTCCATCTCTCTCTGGGCCTCACGGTGTATGGTTCACCGGCCCTCTATACTTCGCGCCTGGCTCTGACGCAGTCTCAAGCAGGGAAGTCGGTGGTCAGTCCCAGAAAAGAGCCCTTTGTTATTAGAAAAAAAGAGGGTTTCAGTCAGACATTTCCGCAAAAACCGTTTTCCCTGCTGCCGTGGCTCGGCGAACTGAAAGAGCTGGGTCTTGACTATGTGGTGGTGGATGTCAGTGGAGGCAGATTTAATAAAAAGGAGCAGCAGGAGCTGAAGGAACGGCTGGCGGGAAGCGGTCGCTACACCAAGCTCTCTACCTTTAATTATTTCGGCAAGCTCGATTAAAGAAAGTGATCAGGGGTGAGGTAAATGAAAACACAGAGTTACAAATCCTGTGACCAGTTACCGATTAAAGGCCACCTTAAAAAATTCAGTTTGTGCGCTTTTCCTTGCCCTCGTCCAGCCTGCGCATACCCTCCATCAGCAGTTTCATGAAAAACCCAATTTCAGGAGTACTGAAGTCTTCCGGTGGAATACCGGGAGTGAACCTGAAGCGCCCTGATTTTTCCTTTAAAATCTGATAAAAAGCCAGATCACCTTCATATTTGCCATATTTGGCCTTAATCAGGGATCCCTGCCTGAAAGAGAACCTGGCAGTGCCACCCCCCAGCTCATTGATGGTAAGAATACCGGTCTTATTGTTCATATTGAGTGTCTGAAAGAGAGCCTCGGGTGGAATCTCCGTCAGATTACCAATCATGCCGGAGGCAAGATCTTCGGCCCGGACCTTGTTGGAGCGGTTCAGTCTTTGGGCCATCAGTCTGGAAAAATAGAGCTGGATGGCTGGATAATAGTCGAGAATCTTGTTGAAGTTCGGTTGGTCAATATAAAGAATTTTCGTCGGTTCCTTCACTTGGATGGTGGCGTTGATATTGTCATTGCAAATCAGGCTCATTTCCCCAAAGACATCACCCTTGTCAAGGGCGGATATAATGATTCCGGCATCGTTCAGGACGTTGACACTTCCTGAAACAATAATATAAAAACGTCCACCCGGATCACCTTTGCGGATGACGATTTCACCGGTGTCGTAACTGTTGAGCTTGAAAAAACTGAGAACGGTGTCCAAGTGTTTATCGTCTATATTTTTGAAAAAGGCGAAGTCGCTCAACACATGGATCATGGACGCCAGTTCATTGGAATAGGTGTCTGTATGGTTGAACAGTTTCTCTTTTCTACTGTGTTCCAGTCTGATGGAGCCGGTGCAGCCGCTGCAGCTGATCATGCAGAACGGGATTTTGTCTCCACGTTCGTACTGGACAAGGATTTTACCCAGGTCTCCATTGAGAATCTTGCAGACCTTCTTGTCTGGAGGATACTTGACGATGGAGGTTGTGATAAAGCTGTTTTCAGACTTATTTGTGAGAGGAATTGCGATTCCTGTGAGTTCAAAGGAATCGTCATATTTGTACAGGGGACACCTGCGATTTTCGACGATCCTGAATATTACTTTGGGAAAACCCATAAAATGCCTTTATTTTTATTCCTGAATCTGTGACAGCTTTGTGTCTGTTTTTCATAAAAGAATAGCTTATCGTAACAGGCTGTGTCAAATGGTCGGGAATCTTTTTCAGCACCTGATACAGCACGAATCTTTTTCAGGATGTTTGAAAGTCGGGGAAACAGGGAAGAGCAATATGAAATACAATAATTGTTGACTTTATTATTTTTCTGAATTATAAATTTTTTTCTTGCGAAAATGATTCTGAACCGGTATGAAGAGCGTTTGCATGTTCCGGTTCATTGGTTGATAAATCGGTTATATCGAAAGGATATGAGTTCAAACACCCCACCAGGGGGTATAAGTACCTTGAAAATAAACCTAACCATTTGATTTCAAAACACCTTCCCTGGTTTCCTGTTTTTTATGACAGAAATTCAGGAGTAATGCACTAAATATAAGGAGTAAATTCGTGGCTAATCATAAATCCGCTGAAAAGAGAAATCGTCAATCCCAGGTTCGTCGTTTGCGCAATAAGAGCAACAGGAGCAGGATGAAAACTGCAATTCGCAAAATTGATGAGGCTGTAGTTGCCGGTTCAGCCGATGAAGCGCGCGAGGCCCTCAAACAGGCGATTCCCGTAATTGCAAAGACTGCGTCCAAAGGTACCATTCATAAGAAGACCGCATCCCGGAAAATTTCACGTCTGACAAAACGGGTAAATCAAATGACTGCCTGATCTGTTTTTCCTTTTCATTTAAAAGGCCATGGAATCGTCGATTCCATGGCCTTTTTTGTTTTTTTTCTCCTGCACATTTTCATTTTTTCCTCTTTAAAACAAAGAAAAAGGATTCATTTTTTGAAAAATAGTTTATTCTCTGTTCTTATGCATAGAAACATGAATCCGTGTTTTCCAAGACAGCGCGAAAAAACGGCTCAACGAAATGAAAGGGTAAAAAATGGATCATGAAAAGTTTTATCCCGGAATACCAGAGACCAGGACAGCGATGGCTACTTCGAAACTGGTACCGGTCTGTACCGAGATTGTAGCCGATTTGGATACTCCCCTGACCCTTTTCGCAAAGGTTGTGGCGGAACATCGCCATATTTTCCTTTTTGAAAGCATGGAGGGGGGGGAAAAATGGGGTCGATTCTCCTTTATCGGTTTTGATCCCCTGGTTCTTTTTTCTTCCAGCGGAGACGATATCAGTATCAGCAAAATCAGGGACGGGGTTTCTGATGAGAAGAGCTTCAAGGGAAACCCTCTGGTGGCCTTAACGGAGCTGTTGAATGACCTGGCCGTGCCGGAATATGAGATGCTGCCCCGGTTCTGCGGTGGTGCTGTCGGATTCCTGGGATATGATATGGTACGTTTCATGGAGGATCTTCCTGATGATCGATCTTCCCTGGATCTTCCGGACTCGTCCTTTATTATTCCCAGGACGGTGCTCGTCTACGACAATTTGAAACAGACTGTAACTGTTGTCTGCTGGATCTGGAGTGACGAAGAACAGGTTGAACAGCTTTACCAGGAGGCTTGTGATATCCTGCGTGAAGTGATAAATGCTGTCCGCCAGCCTGTACCGGCAGGGTTTTATCAGCAAAGTGGTAACAGGCTTTCAAGTTCCCATGTGTTCAAGGCGAATATGGAAAAGGAGCAGTTCTGTCGTATGGTGGAACGGGCAAAGGAATATATTCGCGCCGGCGATATTATCCAGGTAGTTCTTTCCCAGCGGTTCCATACCACAACGGAATTATCCCCCCTTGTTCTTTATCGGGCTCTCAGGCATATCAATCCCAGTCCATATCTCTTTTACCTGCAGCTGGACGAGATCGTCCAGATCGGTTCTTCTCCCGAGATTCTGGTGAGAAAAGAGGGGGAGAATATAGAACTGCGACCCATTGCCGGCACCCGTCCGAGGGGTGAGAGCCGGGAAGATGACCTGGCCCTGGAAAAAGAGCTGCTGGCCGATCCAAAAGAAATAGCTGAGCATCTGATGCTTGTGGATCTCGGTCGCAATGATGTGGGCAGGGTTGCGGAAGGGGGACAGGTGGAGGTTCAGGATCTGCTGGTGGTTGAGCGTTACAGCCATGTGATGCACATTGTTTCCGGTATTCATGGTAAAATCGCAAAAGAGCGGGATCAGTTTGATGTGATGGCCGCCTGTTTTCCTGCAGGAACAGTAAGCGGAGCACCAAAGATTCGGGCCATGCAGATCATTGACGAGTTGGAGCCGGAAAAACGTGGTGCCTATGCCGGGGCAGTCGGGTATTTTGGTTTTACCGGGAACATGGATTTTTGTATTACAATCAGGACCTTTGTCATGTGCGGAAAAGATCTCTGGGTCCAGGCCGGTGCCGGAATCGTTGCTGATTCCGATCCGGAAAAAGAATTTGAAGAGACTATTAATAAATCGCTGGGGCTGCGTCGCGCAGTTGAACTTGCCGAGAAGGGTTTTTAAAATGCTTGTTATTATAGATAATTATGATTCGTTCACCTATAACATTGTGCAGACAATTGCGGCAAACGGATTACGGGAAGGGCGCACGGAAGACATTCGGGTTTTTCGCAATGACCGGATCACAGTACAGGAAATTGAAAAACTGCAACCGGACAGGATACTGGTTTCGCCCGGGCCATGTACTCCTAAAGAGGCTGGTATTTCCATGGAGGCCATCCGTTTTTTTGCCGGGAAAATTCCGGTTCTCGGAGTCTGTCTTGGTCACCAGTCCATGGGGGAGGCCTTTGGTGGCACAGTTGTCAGGGCCAGAAGGATCATGCATGGAAAAACCAGTCCCATGCACCACGATGGTAAAGGTGTTTTTACCGGTCTGCCCAATCCTTTTGAGGGAATGCGCTATCATTCTCTGATCGTGGAAGAGAGTGATCTCCCAGACTGTTTTGAGGTGACCTGCAGGACGGATGAAGGAGAACTGATGGGTATCAGGCACCGGGAAGTGTTGCTGGAAGGTGTGCAGTTTCACCCCGAATCAATTATGACCCCGGATGGTATAACCCTGCTGGGGAATTTTATGAGCACGGATTATCCGGAAATGTACAATTCTGCAAATAAATAAAAAAATGGATATCAGAAAAGCAATTGAAAGAGTGGTTGGCAGACAGGATCTGAAGGAAGAAGAAATGGTCATCGCCATGACGGAAATCATGGATGGTATTGCCACACCAGCACAGATCGGGGCCTTTATAACAGCTTTGCGGATGAAGGGGGAGACGATAGAGGAAATTGTCGGAGCAGTCAAGGTGATGCGGGCCAAAGCAACCTTTGTCGATTCCGGTGTGGATATGTCGGCCGGGCAAATTCTGATGGATATTGTCGGTACAGGGGGGGATGGGTCGGGAACCTTTAATGTCTCCACGACTACGGCTTTTGTGGTTGCCGCTGCCGGTATACCGGTTGCAAAACATGGAAATCGTGCCATTTCTTCCCAATGTGGCAGTGCCGATGTTCTGGAAGCGTTAGGCGTGGACCTTTCCCTCTCAGCGGATCAGATTTCAGACTGTGTGCAGACAGTCGGTATCGGCTTTCTCTTTGCGCCAATGCTCCATGGTGCCATGAAACATGCCGTTGGTCCCAGGCGGGAAATAGGTATCCGCTCAATTTTTAATATCCTGGGGCCCATGACCAATCCGGCTGGTGCCAATGTTCAGCTCACCGGTGTCTTTGCGAAAGAGCTGACGTCCGTGATGGCCGAGGTTCTGGTTCGTCTCGGTATGAAACGGACCCTTGTGGTCTGGGGTGAGGGAAACCTGGACGAACTGACTCTCACCGGCAAATCGTATATTGCCGACGGCTGTAACGGCAGAGTGACAACCTATACCGTAGCTCCGGAAGAGGTGGGATTGCAGCGGGCCGGCCTGGAAGATATCAGGGGCGGTGCTATTCCGCAGGAAGCGGCAGAACAGGTCCGGGAAGTCCTTGGGGCACAGCTGGGGCAAAACTTGATATGGTACTGCTGAATGGTGGTGCGGCTCTGATGGCTGCCGGTAAGGTGGAAAACCTGAAAGATGGTGTTTCTCTGGCACGTGACATTGTCAAATCGGGAGCGGCACTGGAAAAACTTGATCAACTTGTTAAATTTTCAGAAAAAATCAGTTCAAAATAGATAACGGCAATGCCGGCCTTGATTTCTTCGGGCCAGTTTATTTCTTCCCATGCTGCCTTTTAAAGCGTTTTCCCGAAATGATCTTGAAGCAATGTTCAAAGTGGGAATGTAAGCTGGAGAGCCAGCGTCTGTGAAGTGTTCTTCACAGAATTGTCTTTATTGTGAAAAAGTCTTATCTGGAAAAATCTCATTTTATTTCATATCGTTCTACCATGTTTCATTGTTGGTTGGGAATGTCTGGTCGATTGAAAAACATTTGATTTGTGAATAATCATAAATATCAGTCAGGCATTGACCTTATCACCAACAATAGTTGTTTTTCACAACCTCAAACAAGGAGAATACCATGTGGAAAAAATGTATGCGGACGTTAACTGTCGCAGGCCTGGTAGTTGCGAGTAGCAGTCTGTTTGTCAGTGCCGCCGGAAAAGATGTACAGTCGCAAATTGACGGTATTATGGGTGCGTTGCCGAAGTTTGCTGTGCCTATGCGTGAAGTGGGTGACAGGTTTCAGAATATGTATTTTGCTGCCGAAGGCGGTAACTGGGCCCTGGCTTCATATATGTCGAGATATATGAACAAGGCGATGAACCCGGCAAAGATTACGAAACCAAATGCTTATCCGGACTGGGAATCTTTTTATGCAGATGATTTTGCCGCAGTCAACAAGGCAATTGCAGCCGAAGATCTCAGCACCTTTAAAAAAGAATATAAAGCAGTCATCTCTTCTTGTAATTCATGCCATTCAGGAATGGGTTACGATTTTATCAAAGTAGTAAAACTTCCAGCGCCACCGGATAAATTCATTGAATATAATCTTTCCTCCAAAGCAGCCGATGTGCCCAAGTAATTCTTTATACTTGACGACATTGATGGACTCGCAAAAAGCTCATCATACATTAAAGACGGCTGAGCTGAAAAGTTTGATATACGAGTCGTAGTCCTTTTCCCAGAACCTCAACGCTATATATGGTATGTTGAGGTCCTGGGAAAAATTTCTGGACAGACACTAGCCTGCATATTTCACAGGTTCATTGAGCAAGCATATTATTTCAACTTCAGCGCATGTCATGGGCCGCACACACATATTTTGCAAATCAGTCGTCTTCAAATTGAACAAAATCCTGCCTGGAACAGGTTAAAATACACATATTGACAGATAATGATAATCTATATCTTAAAAGACGGGTAGTTCCCCCTCCACATATCTCTTCAATCAGATTTATTCAGCTGCGCATCGGTATCTGCTGTAAGTTGCGATACACCTGATTGAAGAGATCAATGTATGGATAACAGCTGGCGCATGAGACCCATACCTTACGAACGGTTATTTTTACCTGAGCTCCGATTTTAAATAAAGGAGTAATCCACCAGTTTTACTGGTGGGTCCCAGCTTAGCTATGCATGTATCATAGTGAATAAAACTCAATACCTCCTTATCATCCGGGTTGGCGACTCGGAAGGGTAAAGGAGGTATTGAGTGAGCGAATTACAAAAATTAGCACATGCGGTATGGCAATGCAAATACCATATTATTTGGTGCCCCAAATATAGGTTTAAGATACTGAATGGGGCACTAAGGAAATCAGTAGGAGAGATTCTACGACAATTGTGTGAATGGAAGAAGCTTGAAGTTTTGGAAATGAATGTCCAAGAGGACCATGTTCACTTGGTGCTTTCAATTCCACCCAAGAATTCGGTGTCAGAAGTGGTGGGCTTTCTCAAAGGGAAATGTGCTATCAAGATATTTGATAGGCACTTGGAACTCAAAAAGCGATACTGGGGGAGGCACTTCTGGGCAAAGGGTTATTGTGTAAGCACAGTTGGCTTGGATGAAAAAAGAATACGTAAATACGTAAAATGGTAAAAAGAGAAAGATCGTCGAATTGAGCAACTAAAGCTCTGGAAATAGGTTACCCTTATAGGGTCGTCTTTAATCCACCCCTTTTAGGGGTGGTTGTTAAATATCAGTGGAAGAAAGGTTCAACGTCTTATTCCCAAAAAGGTATAACAAAATACTGGGCTGGTTTTTACTCAACTACACCCCGTAAAATCCAGGGAGTTCATGCGCTCAAACTGTAGAAAAAGTAAAACTTTGATGAGTAGCAGGCCTCTTCTTCGGAAACGGGATAAAATGGATAAGGTTCGTCAGTTTGAATTGTTAATAGAGAATTTCTGTATACGATTGTTACCGAAGTCCACAACGTAGAGATTGCCATTTTCATCCAGAATCATATCAGTGGGAAGATTGAACTGGCCGGGGCGATACCCTCAGTTCCGATGATTGCAAGGAACTTGCCTTTCCGGGTGAATTTCTGGATACGGTGGTTGTAAAAATCAGCCACAAAGATATTGTTTTCCGGTCCGACAGTAACTCCGGTAGCGGTCCTGAACCAGCCTGGACGACTGCCGGAGATATTCATCCCAAACAGACCTCCCCATTTGCGGACAAATCTGCCATCCGCTCCAAATATCTGGATGCGGTCATTGTAGGCATCCGCCACCACCAGGCTGTTGTCGGGTAATAGAGCCACATCGGTCGGATAGTTAAAACGGCCTTTCCTTATACCGATCTTGCCGGTTTCGCCATATTGCCTGACACTTGAACCATCCTTTGCCAGTACCTGTATCCGCTGATTGTAAAAATCAGCTATATACAACCGATCGTTGCTGTCGACAGCAACTCCACCCGGCGCATCAAACTGTTCCGGCCCGGAACCGGAAGAGCCGAAAGTTTCCAGGGGGTGCCGTCCAGTGAAAAAACTTGAATGCGGTCGTTGAGGTATTCAGCTACATAGAGCTTGCCTGCGTGAATATCCAAGTGCATGGGGCGATCAAGTTCACCCGGCCCATTCCCCTGACCACCGAACATTCTAAGAAATTTACCGTCAAGATCAAACACCTGGATCCGGTTATTGCCGGTGTCGCTGATAAAAATTTCCCGGCCTGCTATGGCAATGCCTATAGGATTATTGAATTGTCCTTGAGCTGATCCTTGCTGCCCCCAGCTCCTGACGAAATTATATGTCATTTTCCCATCGGCCTTCACGGGAGCAGACCAAAATGGTAACGACAGGAAACATATCAGGAAAATAAATTTTTTTATTAAATCAGCAATGATTATATTCATCGAATGAACCAGTAAATGACAGCAGCAAACAGGAGGATCGCGGTAATATATGATGTAACCTTTTTTAGGGTGACTAAAAATTCATCCGAAAACTGAGCGTTGTGATGAAATCATTTTCAAGCCCTGTACCGTTCATATCCTGGACAACCGGAATCTGAACGGTAAATTCGGCAACGGTGCGTTTTGTCACATACTGGATGCCTGGGGCCAGATACCAGGTAATACCACCGGAGTTACCGTCTTCCACCCCATTGACCCTGTTGTTATCCTGCCAGATAAGATTGCTCTCAAGTACACCATAAAGAAATCCCTGGATTCCGGCCCCGAGTACACGGGGCCAGACACGATGTTGATAGGAAAAATCAAACCGGGCAGCATCACCAAACTCGAAGTTGTTTGCCTTGGTATTAAACGTGTATGAAAGTGAGGTGTCTATCTGGCGGGCAAGTGTCTGGCTGGTTAGAACCAGTCCGATTGAAGGATCCCAGGATCCGGAGCCCATCTGCAGGGGCTGCGGTAATCGTCCAAAGCTGTCTGTTTCGTTATCGTCCCCGGTAGGTATTTCGAGGGTAATGAACGGGGCAAGCCGCAGGGTACGGCCGGGCTGGTCTTTTTTCCAGATCGTATACCGGGTCAGGGCCGTAAAATCACCGATACCTGCGTCACCGCGACTCACTCTGCCGACAGGGACAGTCAGTTTAATTTCCTTGTCCAGCACAGGCAGGATGCCAAACAGGGCCAGCTTTTCAGTAATACCATACGCCGCCACAATCGGGA
The DNA window shown above is from Desulfomarina profundi and carries:
- a CDS encoding peptidase U32 family protein, which codes for MARVELLAPAGNSENFLAAMDAGADAVYVGAPGFNARNLARELRLEEIAAMIAYCRERGKKLYIAANSLVLERELPAVINSLAFLQELEPDGLIVQDPGIVHLVSQYFPDLALHASTLMTAHNSDSVNFLAQLGFKRVVLARELTLKEIATIGERCPQMELEVFVHGAMCFSYSGLCLFSSYLGGKSGLRGRCVQPCRRSYTLASNRGSGKSGKGGYLFSMNDLAGFESLELLRKAGVVSFKIEGRLRSAHYVDHIVRAYRLVLDAGPADMERAVAEAVRLAEEAMSRKTSSGYFFSPQPAGAITPFHSGNMGTHLGRFSTIKKAGKESICRFVLKSALAAGDRVRLHMEPSGERIAFRLKKLFVAGEERKKANAGERVSLAIPEKVAGFFIKHVDVYRVDGGVTRRQGAGLDSVKAGEKLAVISAGVKGHVTAISREAWVPWGQPTQEQTRQRRSPARRSARQIPTEWWLKTDSIKSVQYQLPFSPDRLLLCFEKSLVSQAGMVKRHLGREAKKVIWALPPLVMENDLARVRKQIKLLIRSGFRSFQLGHSSQLSLFKNEKVRLFADYTLNLMNNRALFFAEEIGFDGVQLAIEMDKSSLAEAVAGYRELRKREWLGEKNVHLSLGLTVYGSPALYTSRLALTQSQAGKSVVSPRKEPFVIRKKEGFSQTFPQKPFSLLPWLGELKELGLDYVVVDVSGGRFNKKEQQELKERLAGSGRYTKLSTFNYFGKLD
- a CDS encoding cyclic nucleotide-binding domain-containing protein, which encodes MGFPKVIFRIVENRRCPLYKYDDSFELTGIAIPLTNKSENSFITTSIVKYPPDKKVCKILNGDLGKILVQYERGDKIPFCMISCSGCTGSIRLEHSRKEKLFNHTDTYSNELASMIHVLSDFAFFKNIDDKHLDTVLSFFKLNSYDTGEIVIRKGDPGGRFYIIVSGSVNVLNDAGIIISALDKGDVFGEMSLICNDNINATIQVKEPTKILYIDQPNFNKILDYYPAIQLYFSRLMAQRLNRSNKVRAEDLASGMIGNLTEIPPEALFQTLNMNNKTGILTINELGGGTARFSFRQGSLIKAKYGKYEGDLAFYQILKEKSGRFRFTPGIPPEDFSTPEIGFFMKLLMEGMRRLDEGKEKRTN
- the rpsT gene encoding 30S ribosomal protein S20, whose translation is MANHKSAEKRNRQSQVRRLRNKSNRSRMKTAIRKIDEAVVAGSADEAREALKQAIPVIAKTASKGTIHKKTASRKISRLTKRVNQMTA
- the trpE gene encoding anthranilate synthase component I; its protein translation is MATSKLVPVCTEIVADLDTPLTLFAKVVAEHRHIFLFESMEGGEKWGRFSFIGFDPLVLFSSSGDDISISKIRDGVSDEKSFKGNPLVALTELLNDLAVPEYEMLPRFCGGAVGFLGYDMVRFMEDLPDDRSSLDLPDSSFIIPRTVLVYDNLKQTVTVVCWIWSDEEQVEQLYQEACDILREVINAVRQPVPAGFYQQSGNRLSSSHVFKANMEKEQFCRMVERAKEYIRAGDIIQVVLSQRFHTTTELSPLVLYRALRHINPSPYLFYLQLDEIVQIGSSPEILVRKEGENIELRPIAGTRPRGESREDDLALEKELLADPKEIAEHLMLVDLGRNDVGRVAEGGQVEVQDLLVVERYSHVMHIVSGIHGKIAKERDQFDVMAACFPAGTVSGAPKIRAMQIIDELEPEKRGAYAGAVGYFGFTGNMDFCITIRTFVMCGKDLWVQAGAGIVADSDPEKEFEETINKSLGLRRAVELAEKGF
- a CDS encoding anthranilate synthase component II, whose translation is MLVIIDNYDSFTYNIVQTIAANGLREGRTEDIRVFRNDRITVQEIEKLQPDRILVSPGPCTPKEAGISMEAIRFFAGKIPVLGVCLGHQSMGEAFGGTVVRARRIMHGKTSPMHHDGKGVFTGLPNPFEGMRYHSLIVEESDLPDCFEVTCRTDEGELMGIRHREVLLEGVQFHPESIMTPDGITLLGNFMSTDYPEMYNSANK
- the trpD gene encoding anthranilate phosphoribosyltransferase, translating into MDIRKAIERVVGRQDLKEEEMVIAMTEIMDGIATPAQIGAFITALRMKGETIEEIVGAVKVMRAKATFVDSGVDMSAGQILMDIVGTGGDGSGTFNVSTTTAFVVAAAGIPVAKHGNRAISSQCGSADVLEALGVDLSLSADQISDCVQTVGIGFLFAPMLHGAMKHAVGPRREIGIRSIFNILGPMTNPAGANVQLTGVFAKELTSVMAEVLVRLGMKRTLVVWGEGNLDELTLTGKSYIADGCNGRVTTYTVAPEEVGLQRAGLEDIRGGAIPQEAAEQVREVLGAQLGQNLIWYC
- a CDS encoding cytochrome c, with the translated sequence MWKKCMRTLTVAGLVVASSSLFVSAAGKDVQSQIDGIMGALPKFAVPMREVGDRFQNMYFAAEGGNWALASYMSRYMNKAMNPAKITKPNAYPDWESFYADDFAAVNKAIAAEDLSTFKKEYKAVISSCNSCHSGMGYDFIKVVKLPAPPDKFIEYNLSSKAADVPK
- the tnpA gene encoding IS200/IS605 family transposase, translated to MSELQKLAHAVWQCKYHIIWCPKYRFKILNGALRKSVGEILRQLCEWKKLEVLEMNVQEDHVHLVLSIPPKNSVSEVVGFLKGKCAIKIFDRHLELKKRYWGRHFWAKGYCVSTVGLDEKRIRKYVKW
- a CDS encoding NHL repeat-containing protein — its product is METFGSSGSGPEQFDAPGGVAVDSNDRLYIADFYNQRIQVLAKDGSSVRQYGETGKIGIRKGRFNYPTDVALLPDNSLVVADAYNDRIQIFGADGRFVRKWGGLFGMNISGSRPGWFRTATGVTVGPENNIFVADFYNHRIQKFTRKGKFLAIIGTEGIAPASSIFPLI
- a CDS encoding 6-bladed beta-propeller, yielding MTYNFVRSWGQQGSAQGQFNNPIGIAIAGREIFISDTGNNRIQVFDLDGKFLRMFGGQGNGPGELDRPMHLDIHAGKLYVAEYLNDRIQVFSLDGTPWKLSALPVPGRNSLMRRVELLSTATIGCI
- a CDS encoding transporter is translated as MIHRISKMISVTTFCLLFLRVGIAVAAPVTFNTALPVAREEFLFRAQVKFLRSTDDPSGADRELTVWAVPIVAAYGITEKLALFGILPVLDKEIKLTVPVGRVSRGDAGIGDFTALTRYTIWKKDQPGRTLRLAPFITLEIPTGDDNETDSFGRLPQPLQMGSGSWDPSIGLVLTSQTLARQIDTSLSYTFNTKANNFEFGDAARFDFSYQHRVWPRVLGAGIQGFLYGVLESNLIWQDNNRVNGVEDGNSGGITWYLAPGIQYVTKRTVAEFTVQIPVVQDMNGTGLENDFITTLSFRMNF